The Anabaena sp. WA102 genome contains a region encoding:
- a CDS encoding ATP-binding cassette domain-containing protein, whose protein sequence is MTKLTGRIESAEIPAQVPKSVILQTLELTRRFEKSTAVDTLNISVASGEVFGLLGPNGAGKSTVIKMLTTLLPVSSGKAYLAGYDVTRQPDAVRRVIGYVPQALSADGTLTGYENLLIFSKLYDIPPRRRKQQIAEVLEFMGLEDVAHQLVRTFSGGMIRKLEIAQAILHQPQILFLDEPTVGLDPVARTQVWQLVQQLRVEYGTTIFLTTHFLEEADHLCNRVVIMNQGKEIITGSPSDLKAAIGKPEATLDDVFIHYAGNQLVSGVSYRETARTRRTTQRLG, encoded by the coding sequence GTGACGAAACTTACGGGAAGAATAGAATCTGCGGAAATACCTGCACAAGTTCCAAAATCGGTAATATTACAAACCTTGGAACTGACGCGCCGCTTTGAAAAATCAACAGCCGTTGATACTTTAAATATCTCCGTAGCATCAGGAGAAGTTTTTGGTTTACTTGGTCCCAATGGTGCGGGAAAAAGTACAGTAATTAAGATGTTAACTACCTTGCTACCAGTCAGTAGCGGGAAAGCATACTTAGCCGGTTATGATGTGACTCGTCAACCTGATGCAGTGAGAAGAGTAATAGGTTATGTACCCCAGGCTTTATCAGCAGATGGGACTTTAACAGGTTATGAAAATCTGTTAATATTCTCTAAATTGTATGATATTCCTCCTCGACGCAGAAAACAGCAAATCGCTGAAGTGCTGGAATTCATGGGTTTGGAGGATGTAGCACATCAGTTAGTGAGAACTTTTTCTGGGGGAATGATTCGGAAACTGGAAATTGCTCAAGCCATTTTACATCAACCCCAAATCTTATTTCTAGATGAGCCAACAGTCGGATTAGATCCAGTTGCAAGAACCCAAGTATGGCAACTTGTACAACAACTTCGTGTTGAGTACGGTACAACCATCTTTTTAACTACCCACTTTTTAGAGGAAGCGGATCATCTTTGTAATCGAGTCGTGATTATGAATCAGGGTAAAGAAATTATCACCGGTTCACCGTCAGATTTAAAAGCCGCTATTGGGAAACCAGAAGCAACCTTAGATGATGTCTTCATCCACTACGCAGGAAATCAATTAGTATCAGGAGTGAGTTATCGTGAGACTGCAAGAACCAGACGTACCACTCAACGGTTGGGCTGA
- a CDS encoding type II toxin-antitoxin system HicA family toxin: MVRDIQFSDLEQLLFKIGFTKVPTTGSQQIYQYPLSGTLVILPAYEQRAYVQPVHLVAVRRVLAENGLINSNSFDSFLGKVAS, translated from the coding sequence ATGGTTAGAGATATTCAGTTTAGTGACCTAGAACAGTTGCTTTTCAAGATAGGTTTTACTAAAGTACCAACAACAGGTTCTCAGCAAATCTATCAATATCCATTGTCAGGAACTTTGGTCATTTTACCAGCTTACGAACAACGGGCTTATGTTCAACCTGTGCATTTGGTAGCTGTACGTCGAGTATTGGCAGAAAATGGGTTAATAAATAGCAATTCTTTCGACAGTTTTTTAGGAAAGGTTGCAAGCTAA
- a CDS encoding DUF4351 domain-containing protein: MTRFIHDKFAKDYLEELLKDYGEVKASEKVSGEIKEIDVLFTPAKQQTSKLQILGLLGRLAENPAIIEPYRNPASSDEICDCILKLLEVKASLRREAKANKIKLQESEIPKLWILTPTISETRLSSFGTIQKEDWLSGVHFLADALRTAIVAIHQLPQTQETLWLRLLGRGSVQSQAIIELQALPLDHPYQKATLELVYNLRENLRVNQELETDDRELIMRLEPFYQRDREQAKEEGRQEGRQEGKQEGKQEGEKNLILRLLHRRIGEIDALLIERITGLSIEQLENLGEALLDFSSVADLEAWLTQHSI; the protein is encoded by the coding sequence ATGACTAGGTTTATACATGATAAATTCGCTAAAGACTATCTAGAAGAATTATTAAAAGATTACGGAGAAGTCAAAGCATCAGAAAAAGTCTCAGGAGAAATTAAAGAAATAGATGTTTTATTCACACCTGCTAAACAACAAACTTCTAAATTACAAATACTGGGCTTACTAGGAAGACTTGCCGAAAATCCTGCAATAATAGAACCATACCGCAATCCAGCTTCTAGCGATGAAATCTGCGACTGTATTCTCAAGTTATTAGAAGTCAAGGCTTCATTGCGACGAGAAGCCAAAGCCAATAAAATCAAACTTCAGGAGTCAGAAATTCCTAAATTGTGGATTTTAACCCCCACCATATCTGAAACTCGTTTATCTAGCTTTGGAACTATCCAAAAAGAAGATTGGTTATCGGGAGTACATTTTTTAGCAGATGCCTTGCGAACAGCAATTGTGGCAATACACCAACTACCACAAACACAGGAGACTTTATGGTTGAGGCTTTTGGGTAGGGGAAGCGTACAATCACAAGCAATTATCGAGTTGCAGGCGTTACCATTAGATCACCCTTACCAAAAAGCCACCCTGGAATTAGTTTACAACTTGCGCGAAAATTTGAGAGTAAATCAAGAACTAGAAACAGATGATAGGGAGTTAATTATGCGATTAGAACCATTTTATCAAAGAGATAGAGAACAAGCTAAAGAAGAAGGAAGACAAGAAGGAAGACAAGAAGGAAAGCAAGAAGGAAAGCAAGAAGGAGAAAAAAACTTAATACTGCGTCTACTACATCGTCGGATTGGGGAAATTGATGCGTTATTAATCGAGCGAATTACAGGATTATCAATTGAACAGTTAGAAAATTTAGGAGAGGCATTATTAGACTTTTCTAGTGTTGCTGATTTAGAAGCTTGGTTAACCCAACACTCAATTTAA
- a CDS encoding DUF2808 domain-containing protein — MNNFKTLCKTLAISTGIFLLSVPTTYGIPPKPLLTAKTTYNQTGSWDATYYFKIKLPESLANWQLQQVVLTQIEGVENIKFNQKDSFAFIEASGQKEKLGITLTKSSTQPQTIIATFDKPVSANQTIIIGLKPFYNPTSEGIYLFRVHVISSGEKTNDLVVGTARLQFYNDFDNHLFYQR; from the coding sequence ATGAACAACTTTAAAACTCTTTGTAAAACCCTAGCTATTAGTACAGGAATCTTTTTGTTATCTGTGCCTACTACCTACGGGATACCACCAAAACCCTTGTTAACTGCCAAAACAACCTATAATCAAACAGGTTCTTGGGACGCAACTTATTATTTCAAAATCAAATTACCAGAATCTCTGGCTAATTGGCAACTGCAACAGGTTGTTTTAACACAAATAGAAGGTGTAGAAAATATTAAATTCAATCAGAAAGACAGTTTTGCTTTCATAGAAGCAAGTGGACAAAAAGAAAAGCTAGGTATTACCCTAACAAAGAGTTCAACTCAACCACAAACTATCATTGCTACTTTTGATAAACCAGTTTCTGCAAATCAAACAATTATTATCGGTTTAAAACCTTTTTATAATCCCACCAGCGAAGGTATTTATCTATTTCGAGTTCATGTTATTTCCTCTGGTGAGAAAACGAATGATTTAGTTGTGGGAACTGCCCGGTTGCAATTTTACAATGATTTTGATAATCACCTATTTTATCAAAGGTAA
- a CDS encoding protein-tyrosine phosphatase family protein → MYKFAAAWEQETIVFGASQPGYSNQQVEDWIKFMKSQNIKGVCCLLSEKQLANYAHLLDTYRQEFGNQQVCWTPIEDFHLSDLETLTQKILPFLITANQQNEKVVVHCAGGIGRTGHILAAWLVSVRGFSNQDAISAVIRTGRNPHEAVMLSKNPLQVAQELNVLLNNCRLAFLTN, encoded by the coding sequence ATGTACAAATTTGCTGCTGCTTGGGAACAAGAAACTATAGTATTTGGTGCTTCTCAACCTGGATATTCTAATCAGCAAGTAGAAGACTGGATTAAGTTTATGAAATCCCAAAATATCAAGGGAGTTTGCTGTTTACTTAGTGAAAAACAACTAGCTAATTATGCCCATCTTTTAGATACATATCGGCAAGAATTTGGTAATCAACAAGTTTGTTGGACACCAATTGAAGATTTTCATTTATCTGATTTAGAAACACTCACACAAAAAATATTGCCTTTTTTAATCACAGCAAATCAACAAAATGAAAAAGTAGTTGTGCATTGTGCTGGTGGAATTGGACGGACTGGACATATATTAGCGGCTTGGTTAGTTAGTGTGCGGGGATTTTCTAATCAAGATGCAATTTCTGCTGTTATAAGAACAGGGAGAAATCCTCATGAAGCTGTAATGTTAAGTAAAAATCCGTTACAAGTTGCACAAGAATTAAATGTGCTGCTGAATAATTGTCGTCTAGCATTCTTAACTAATTGA
- the metX gene encoding homoserine O-acetyltransferase MetX, with translation MKYLDFISSKNQFYQLSAPFSLESGEVLIDVQVAYRTWGKLNANGDNGVLICHALTGSADADDWWGDLFGSGKVFDSDQDFIVCSNILGSCYGTTGATSINPNTGNIYGASFPRITIRDMVHLQAALLEYLEVKSLRLAIGGSLGGMQVLEWALLYPKKVRAIAPMASPGRHSAWSIGLSEAQRQAIYIDPNWQGGNYTIDAPPVQGLAVARMMAMITYRYWDSFTNRFGRQQDESNKFAIASYLQYQGQKLIERFDANTYITLTHAMDSHDVSWNRKDYQSVLQSIKQPTLIISIDSDVLYPPVEQQELVDLIPHAQLGLLKSTHGHDAFLIDMEALNEMVVSFRQESDDEQLKKFKI, from the coding sequence ATGAAATACTTAGACTTCATTTCATCAAAAAACCAGTTTTACCAATTGTCAGCACCATTTTCATTAGAATCTGGTGAAGTATTAATTGATGTTCAGGTTGCTTATCGCACTTGGGGAAAATTAAACGCAAACGGCGATAATGGAGTCTTAATTTGTCATGCTCTAACTGGTTCTGCTGACGCTGACGACTGGTGGGGAGATTTGTTTGGTTCAGGAAAAGTCTTTGATTCTGACCAGGATTTTATTGTGTGCAGCAACATTTTAGGAAGTTGTTACGGTACAACTGGAGCAACTTCTATTAACCCAAATACAGGAAATATTTATGGTGCATCTTTTCCCAGAATTACAATTAGGGATATGGTTCACCTCCAAGCTGCATTACTAGAATATCTGGAAGTTAAATCTCTACGGTTAGCAATTGGTGGTTCGCTGGGTGGAATGCAGGTTTTAGAATGGGCTTTATTATATCCAAAAAAGGTGAGAGCGATCGCACCAATGGCATCACCTGGAAGACATTCAGCTTGGTCTATTGGCTTGAGTGAAGCCCAAAGACAGGCAATTTATATAGATCCAAATTGGCAAGGAGGAAACTATACAATTGATGCACCACCAGTCCAAGGATTAGCAGTAGCGCGGATGATGGCAATGATTACTTATCGTTATTGGGACAGTTTTACAAATCGTTTTGGTAGACAGCAGGATGAATCTAATAAGTTTGCGATCGCTAGTTATTTACAATATCAAGGTCAAAAACTAATAGAACGTTTTGATGCTAATACCTATATTACATTAACTCATGCAATGGACAGTCATGATGTTAGTTGGAACAGAAAAGATTATCAATCAGTTTTGCAAAGTATCAAACAACCAACTTTAATTATCTCCATTGATTCTGATGTTCTTTATCCTCCAGTAGAACAACAAGAATTAGTAGATTTAATTCCTCATGCTCAACTAGGATTACTGAAATCAACTCACGGACATGATGCTTTTTTAATTGATATGGAAGCATTGAATGAAATGGTAGTCTCTTTTAGACAAGAATCAGATGATGAGCAATTAAAAAAATTCAAAATTTAG
- a CDS encoding O-acetylhomoserine aminocarboxypropyltransferase/cysteine synthase family protein gives MSENYRFETLQVHAGQKPAPGTNARAVPIYQTTSYVFDDAEHGARLFALQEFGNIYTRIMNPTTDVFEKRIAALEGGVAALATASGQAAQFLAISTIAQAGDNIVSTSFLYGGTYNQFKVTLPRLGINVKFVEGDDPENFRQAIDENTKALYVETIGNPQFNIPDFAVLAQIAHENGIPLIVDNTFGAGGYVARPIEHGADIIVESATKWIGGHGTSIGGVIVDSGKFDWGNGKFPLFTEPSPGYHGLNFQEVFGKGSQFGNIAFIIRARVEGLRDLGAALSPFNAFLLLQGLETLSLRVERHINNALELAKWLEQQEQVAWVNYPGLPNHPYHQRAKKYLRHGFGGVLNFGIKGGLEAGKAFISNVKLASHLANVGDAKTLVIHPASTTHQQLSDSEQISAGVTPDLVRVSVGIEHIDDIKEDFEQAFKKISG, from the coding sequence ATGTCAGAAAATTATCGTTTTGAAACCCTACAAGTCCATGCTGGACAAAAACCTGCACCTGGTACTAATGCCCGTGCTGTACCAATTTATCAAACCACTTCCTACGTTTTTGATGATGCTGAACATGGAGCGCGGTTATTTGCTCTCCAGGAATTTGGTAACATTTATACCCGGATTATGAATCCGACAACGGATGTATTTGAAAAAAGAATTGCAGCATTAGAAGGGGGTGTAGCAGCTTTAGCCACTGCAAGCGGTCAAGCGGCACAATTTTTGGCAATAAGTACGATCGCTCAAGCAGGAGATAATATAGTTTCTACCAGTTTCCTTTATGGGGGAACTTATAACCAGTTCAAAGTTACTCTTCCACGATTGGGAATTAATGTCAAATTTGTGGAAGGAGATGATCCAGAAAATTTCCGTCAGGCAATTGATGAAAACACAAAAGCCTTGTATGTCGAAACCATTGGTAATCCCCAATTCAATATCCCAGACTTTGCTGTTTTAGCTCAAATTGCCCATGAAAACGGCATTCCTTTAATTGTAGATAATACCTTCGGTGCAGGTGGATATGTAGCACGACCAATTGAACATGGTGCAGATATTATCGTAGAATCTGCTACTAAGTGGATAGGTGGGCATGGTACATCTATTGGTGGTGTCATAGTTGATTCTGGTAAATTTGATTGGGGTAACGGCAAATTTCCCCTCTTTACTGAACCTTCCCCTGGTTATCATGGATTGAATTTTCAAGAAGTATTTGGGAAAGGTAGTCAATTTGGTAACATTGCTTTTATTATTCGTGCCAGAGTCGAAGGATTACGAGATTTAGGAGCAGCATTGAGTCCATTTAACGCTTTTCTATTACTGCAAGGATTAGAAACTCTTTCCCTGCGTGTAGAACGTCATATCAACAATGCTTTAGAATTAGCCAAATGGTTAGAACAACAAGAGCAAGTAGCATGGGTTAATTATCCAGGACTTCCCAATCATCCATATCATCAACGAGCAAAGAAATATCTTCGACATGGCTTTGGAGGAGTTCTTAATTTTGGTATCAAAGGTGGATTAGAAGCAGGTAAAGCTTTCATTAGTAATGTGAAATTAGCTAGTCATTTGGCAAATGTCGGTGATGCAAAAACCCTTGTTATTCATCCTGCTTCTACAACTCATCAACAGCTAAGTGATAGTGAACAAATTTCGGCTGGTGTGACACCAGATTTAGTGCGGGTATCTGTGGGAATTGAACATATTGACGATATTAAGGAGGACTTTGAACAGGCATTTAAGAAGATTTCTGGCTAA
- a CDS encoding dienelactone hydrolase family protein — protein sequence MKEITRREFIATAALTTGFALAVQPVFAKVITTDTKGLIAGGVKIPVEGGEIPAYRAQPEKGENFPIVLVIQEIFGVHEHIQDVVRRFAKLGYLAIAPELFIRQGDVSKLSNIDEIRAIVSKIPDAQVLSDLDDIVTWAVKSAKGNADKLAITGFCWGGRITWLYAAHNPNVKAGVAWYGRLVGNVTELQPKHPVDIASELKVPVLGLYGGQDTGIPVDTVEQIREKLKSSSNKSEIIVYPDAPHAFFADYRPSYREKEAQDGWQRLQVWFKQYGV from the coding sequence ATCAAAGAAATAACACGGCGTGAATTTATTGCCACTGCTGCCTTAACAACTGGTTTTGCTTTAGCCGTACAACCTGTTTTTGCTAAAGTAATTACCACAGATACAAAAGGATTAATTGCGGGAGGGGTGAAAATTCCCGTTGAGGGTGGGGAAATTCCGGCATATAGAGCGCAACCAGAAAAAGGTGAAAATTTCCCCATTGTTTTAGTAATTCAAGAAATATTTGGTGTTCATGAACATATACAGGATGTTGTTAGACGCTTTGCTAAATTAGGGTATTTAGCGATCGCCCCTGAACTATTTATCCGTCAAGGTGATGTGTCAAAATTAAGCAATATTGACGAAATTCGCGCAATTGTGTCCAAAATTCCCGATGCTCAAGTCTTATCAGATTTAGATGATATTGTTACTTGGGCTGTAAAATCAGCCAAGGGTAACGCTGATAAATTAGCAATTACGGGTTTTTGCTGGGGTGGTCGAATCACTTGGTTATATGCAGCACATAATCCCAACGTAAAAGCAGGTGTGGCTTGGTATGGAAGATTGGTAGGCAATGTAACCGAACTACAGCCTAAACACCCTGTTGATATTGCTTCTGAGTTAAAAGTCCCCGTGCTGGGACTCTATGGAGGTCAAGATACAGGTATTCCTGTGGACACAGTAGAACAAATACGAGAAAAACTCAAATCTAGTAGCAATAAATCAGAGATAATTGTTTATCCTGATGCACCTCACGCCTTTTTTGCCGATTATCGCCCTTCTTACCGCGAAAAAGAAGCCCAGGATGGTTGGCAAAGACTCCAGGTATGGTTTAAACAGTATGGAGTGTGA
- a CDS encoding sulfonate ABC transporter substrate-binding protein, with translation MLTKFSPFRLLEAGITFLKKYQKQNIHTLSLLFAVGLSLTFVISACSPNTSENTGTTQTAQTTKTAISSPTSNSTVVRIGYQKAATVLYALKAKGELEKALKASGASVTWTEFPAGPPMLEALNAGSIDFGYTGEAPPVFAQSGGTPFVYVAYDPLSTKAEAIIVPQDSPIKSVADLKGKKVAFAKGSNTNYLVVKALEKAGLQYKDIEPMGLKPADARAAFESKKVDAWAIWDPYLAAAEKAISVRTLTDATGLAPNRGYYLAAKSFADSNLDTLKTVIDEVKKVSDWTKNNPPEVAKLLSPILGIDAAVLEIAEKRREYGVLPLTDEIITKQQEIADAFYKIKLIPKEVKVKEIVWQANK, from the coding sequence ATGTTGACTAAATTTTCTCCATTCCGACTATTGGAAGCTGGAATCACCTTCCTAAAAAAATATCAAAAGCAGAACATCCACACTCTTTCCTTACTATTTGCAGTTGGACTAAGTTTGACTTTTGTTATTTCGGCTTGTTCTCCTAACACAAGCGAGAATACTGGGACAACTCAGACAGCGCAAACAACTAAAACCGCTATTTCAAGTCCAACTTCTAACAGTACAGTGGTTCGTATTGGCTATCAAAAAGCTGCAACTGTCCTCTACGCATTAAAAGCCAAAGGGGAATTAGAAAAAGCTTTAAAAGCCTCTGGTGCTTCTGTCACTTGGACTGAATTTCCCGCCGGTCCACCCATGTTAGAAGCTTTAAATGCGGGAAGTATTGACTTTGGTTACACAGGAGAAGCGCCCCCTGTATTTGCCCAATCAGGAGGTACACCGTTTGTTTATGTTGCTTATGATCCATTGAGTACCAAAGCTGAAGCGATTATTGTTCCTCAAGATTCACCTATTAAAAGTGTGGCTGATCTCAAAGGTAAAAAAGTTGCTTTTGCTAAAGGCTCTAATACTAATTATTTAGTAGTAAAAGCATTGGAAAAAGCAGGATTACAATATAAAGATATCGAACCTATGGGTCTTAAACCAGCCGATGCTCGCGCTGCTTTTGAAAGTAAAAAGGTGGATGCTTGGGCTATTTGGGACCCCTACTTAGCAGCAGCCGAGAAAGCAATAAGTGTCCGCACTTTAACAGATGCGACTGGATTAGCACCTAATCGTGGTTATTATCTGGCTGCTAAATCTTTTGCTGATAGCAATTTAGATACTCTGAAAACGGTTATTGATGAAGTTAAGAAAGTAAGCGACTGGACAAAAAATAATCCACCTGAAGTTGCTAAGTTACTATCACCTATATTAGGTATAGATGCTGCTGTTTTAGAAATAGCCGAAAAGCGGCGTGAGTATGGTGTATTACCCCTAACAGATGAAATAATTACGAAACAACAAGAAATTGCTGATGCTTTCTATAAGATCAAATTGATTCCTAAAGAAGTCAAGGTTAAGGAAATAGTTTGGCAAGCTAATAAATAA
- a CDS encoding SDR family NAD(P)-dependent oxidoreductase, producing the protein MASKLEGKVAIVTGASSGIGEATAISLAAEGAKVIIAARRGERLEAVAKHITENGGQVLPVVADITDEVQVKNLIQKAHAEFGRVDILVNNAGISFPGRIENADPSNWRKMIDINVLALMYATHTVLPIFKAQKSGHIVNISSVAGRIARAGMAAYNVTKWGVNAFSEALRQEVYQDNIRVTIIEPGLVETEIDQHITDVVAKQEIAARRKAITPLQSEDIAAAIVYAVTQPQHVNVNEILIRPTQQDR; encoded by the coding sequence ATGGCAAGTAAATTAGAAGGAAAAGTCGCCATTGTTACCGGGGCTTCTTCGGGAATTGGGGAAGCTACAGCTATTTCACTCGCAGCAGAAGGAGCAAAAGTAATAATTGCAGCTAGAAGGGGAGAGCGTTTAGAAGCAGTAGCAAAACATATTACTGAAAATGGTGGACAAGTATTACCTGTTGTTGCAGATATTACCGATGAAGTACAAGTTAAAAATTTGATCCAAAAAGCTCATGCAGAATTTGGGCGCGTCGATATTTTGGTAAATAATGCAGGTATATCATTTCCAGGTAGGATTGAAAATGCAGATCCGTCAAACTGGCGGAAAATGATTGATATTAATGTTTTGGCGTTAATGTACGCAACTCACACAGTTTTACCTATTTTTAAAGCGCAAAAATCAGGACATATCGTTAATATTTCATCCGTCGCTGGACGCATTGCCCGTGCAGGAATGGCAGCTTACAATGTAACTAAATGGGGTGTAAATGCCTTTTCGGAAGCATTAAGACAGGAAGTATATCAAGACAATATCCGCGTTACTATCATCGAGCCTGGTTTAGTAGAAACAGAAATTGATCAGCATATTACCGATGTAGTAGCAAAGCAGGAAATTGCAGCCAGACGGAAAGCAATTACACCATTACAAAGTGAAGATATCGCAGCAGCAATAGTTTATGCTGTTACCCAACCACAGCACGTAAATGTAAATGAAATCTTAATTCGTCCAACTCAGCAAGATCGGTAA
- a CDS encoding MFS transporter yields MLEENSTSLKKSNKIFAFLKISPAIKSPNLSGFLIGESVSFFGSWMTQIALVWMVYQLTNSAMLVGIAGFSNQAMGLVITPLVGVLLDRWNLKYVLLTTQIVSILLSSLLTFLTISNQINFTDIIIIGILQGIVKAFDLPARQVTIPRLVENRSDTYSAMAVHSFLINTAKFVSPMIGGLIIARNGAGLCFLVDAISYLPFIVAILTMRIKPNINNLSTSKSPKIWHNLKEGFIFVYNFVPIKSILILQIIICFMAMTYVNLLPIFAKEVLKGNAETMGFLMTSTALGSIFSGIYLMQRKKVIGLEKVMAISTLVLGVSLILFSLSTQLEICLVLIFIVGLTNTLTLASISNFLQLILVEEDKRGRVTSIFMTTFLGILPFGNLFFGGLANYIGVANALLFGGVCCILGACFFTRQISEIRTVVNPIYQEMGLIS; encoded by the coding sequence ATGTTAGAAGAAAATAGCACATCATTAAAGAAAAGCAACAAAATATTTGCTTTTTTGAAAATTTCACCTGCAATTAAATCACCCAATTTATCTGGTTTTCTCATTGGAGAAAGCGTGTCTTTTTTCGGCTCTTGGATGACACAAATTGCTTTAGTATGGATGGTTTATCAATTGACAAATTCAGCCATGTTAGTTGGTATAGCTGGCTTTAGCAATCAAGCTATGGGTTTGGTGATTACGCCATTGGTAGGAGTATTACTAGATAGATGGAATTTAAAGTATGTTTTATTAACTACTCAGATAGTATCTATTCTTTTATCTTCATTACTAACTTTTTTAACTATTAGTAATCAGATAAATTTTACAGATATTATTATCATTGGTATTCTTCAAGGCATAGTCAAAGCTTTTGATTTACCAGCACGTCAAGTAACTATTCCTAGATTAGTAGAAAATAGAAGTGATACTTATAGTGCAATGGCTGTGCATTCATTTTTAATTAATACAGCTAAATTTGTCAGTCCGATGATTGGGGGTTTGATAATTGCTAGAAATGGAGCAGGTTTATGTTTTTTAGTAGATGCTATTAGCTATTTGCCTTTTATAGTAGCTATCTTAACTATGCGGATAAAACCAAATATCAATAATTTATCTACATCAAAATCTCCAAAAATTTGGCATAACTTGAAAGAAGGATTTATTTTTGTCTATAATTTCGTGCCTATTAAATCTATTTTAATATTGCAAATTATAATTTGCTTTATGGCAATGACTTATGTAAATCTTCTACCGATATTTGCCAAAGAAGTGCTAAAAGGCAATGCAGAAACAATGGGTTTTCTGATGACTTCTACAGCTTTGGGTTCTATATTTTCGGGGATTTATCTCATGCAGCGTAAGAAAGTAATAGGACTAGAAAAGGTTATGGCAATTTCTACTTTAGTCTTGGGAGTATCATTAATATTATTTTCTCTCTCAACACAGCTAGAAATTTGTTTGGTATTAATCTTTATTGTGGGATTAACTAACACCTTAACTCTAGCTTCAATTAGTAATTTTCTGCAACTAATTCTTGTGGAAGAAGATAAAAGAGGACGAGTAACCAGTATATTTATGACTACTTTTTTGGGAATACTACCTTTTGGTAATTTATTTTTTGGAGGATTAGCAAATTATATTGGCGTTGCTAATGCCTTATTATTTGGTGGTGTTTGTTGTATTTTGGGAGCTTGTTTTTTTACTAGACAAATCTCAGAGATTAGAACAGTGGTAAACCCCATATATCAAGAAATGGGATTAATTTCTTAG
- a CDS encoding aliphatic sulfonate ABC transporter substrate-binding protein, with product MKIPFLPQQRIVLNRFIQYSLLGLFTLSTPLTGSLLQTSQAQTKSGFSSKVINLAYQTSGDIVKVKKVVEPRFKELGVTVNWVGPFPAGPQLIEAMNAGKIDIGTVGETPPIFSQAAGITEIIYIAGRVPSRGLGQGIIVRANSPINKLADIKGKKVAFQRGSNAHYLLAKALKEVGLKISDVQVVGLTPSEARDAFIQNKVEVWVGGDPFLALVEKTIPIRNLRNASGINTLGGFYLGRREFITKNPELARVFLEEADKVGEWADKNPKEVAKAFAPELKLDESVLETVARRRTYRLRKLTPGIIAEQQRVADFYFDEKVIPRKINVKEATLSPQLTEAITPKRLK from the coding sequence ATGAAAATACCATTTTTGCCACAACAGCGCATAGTTTTAAACCGATTTATTCAATATTCACTACTGGGATTATTTACTCTATCTACACCCTTGACAGGTAGTTTATTACAAACAAGCCAAGCCCAGACAAAATCTGGATTTAGTTCTAAAGTTATCAACTTAGCTTATCAAACCTCTGGGGATATTGTCAAAGTTAAAAAAGTTGTTGAGCCACGTTTTAAAGAATTAGGTGTAACGGTGAATTGGGTTGGACCATTTCCAGCAGGTCCACAACTAATAGAAGCCATGAATGCAGGTAAGATTGATATCGGTACAGTGGGAGAAACACCCCCAATATTTTCCCAAGCTGCTGGTATCACAGAAATCATTTATATTGCTGGGCGTGTACCCAGTAGAGGACTAGGGCAAGGTATTATCGTCAGAGCCAATTCTCCGATTAATAAATTAGCGGATATTAAGGGTAAAAAAGTTGCATTTCAACGGGGATCTAATGCCCACTATTTATTAGCTAAAGCTTTAAAAGAAGTGGGTTTAAAGATTAGTGATGTTCAAGTTGTGGGACTAACTCCATCTGAAGCCCGCGATGCTTTTATTCAAAATAAAGTTGAAGTTTGGGTAGGTGGTGATCCCTTTTTAGCTCTTGTCGAAAAAACCATCCCTATTCGTAATCTCAGAAATGCTTCAGGGATTAATACTCTCGGCGGATTTTATCTGGGTAGACGGGAGTTTATTACCAAAAATCCTGAATTGGCAAGAGTGTTTTTAGAAGAAGCAGATAAGGTGGGAGAATGGGCTGATAAGAACCCTAAAGAAGTTGCCAAAGCTTTTGCACCTGAACTGAAATTAGATGAATCAGTGTTAGAAACTGTGGCCCGTCGACGGACATATCGGTTAAGAAAACTGACACCTGGCATTATTGCTGAACAACAGCGAGTAGCTGATTTTTATTTTGACGAAAAAGTTATTCCCCGCAAGATAAATGTCAAGGAAGCAACTCTTTCACCTCAATTAACTGAAGCTATTACACCTAAACGGCTGAAATAA